The genomic region CGTCCCCTTCGCCCGCTTCGCCTCTGCCTCCGGCGCCGCCGTCTCGGACGTTCCCGGTCCGCTCACGCGCGCGGTACCTCCGCCGCCTCGCCGCGTCACAAGGACCTCGCGCAGCGGAATCCGAGGTTGGCGGTCGAGCTGTCCGGCGAGTTGCTGGTGCGCGCACCCACCCGGTAGCGGTTGCAGTAGGAGCGGTGGCACAGGAACGAGCCGCCGCGCATCACGCGGTTGCTGCCGCGCGCCGGGCCGGTCGGGTCTACGCGCGGCGCGGTCAGGTGGTGGTCGGGGCTGAACCAGTCGGCGCACCACTCCCACACGTTGCCGGCCACGTTGTACAACCCGTAGCCGTTGGCCGGATAGGTGCGTACCGGGCAGGTGCCGGCGAAACCGTCGGCGGCGCGGTCGTGGTCCGGGAACCTGCCCTGCCAGATGTTGCAGCGGTGCCTGCCGCCCGGCGTAAGCTCGTCGCCCCAGGCGTAGCGGCGCTGCTCCAGGCCGCCGCGCGCGGCATACTCCCACTCCGCCTCGGTGGGCAGCCGCTTGCCGGCCCACGCGCAGTACGCCTCGGCGTCGGCGTGCGACACGTGCGTCACCGGGTGGTCGTCCCGTTGCCGGGCCTGCGAACCGGGGCCTTCCGGACGCCGCCAGCAGGCGCGATCCACCGCGTACCACCACGCCAGGCCGGGTACGGTGCGCACCAGGTTCTTCCGGAACGCGTTCTTCGGGACGTGGTTCCGGAACACGAACGACCAGCCGAAGTGCTCCGCCTCGGTGACGTAGCCGGTGTCGTCCACGAACGCGGCGAAGTCGGCGACGCTCACCGCACACAGGTCGATGGCGAAGCCGTGCAGGGACACCTCGCGCACCGGGCCCTCGCCGTCGGCGGGAAAGCCGTCGCCGGCATCGGTTCCCATCAGGAAGGCTGCCGCCGGCAGCTCGCACATCGCGCGGCCGTCGTCGTGGGCTCCCCCGACCGCCGCCCGTGCACCGCCCGCGGCGCGATGAACGGCGGCACCGCGGTTCGCCGGCGGCGGCGGCGCGCAACATCCCCGGGTCATCCGGTTGCCTCCGGTGCTCCGCTCGTCGCTCGCCCGTGTGCCGCTGCCGATCGTCCGTACCCCTGGTTCATTCGTCTCTGCACCATCACCGCTCGCCGCCACAGTGTAACCCCCGCGCGCCGGCGGCGCTTGCCCGGCGTCCGGTGCCGCGCGAACGCATCGCGGTGGCGGAGACGGCGAGCGTGGCGGCTAGCCGTGACACCGCACGAACTCCTTCATGAACGCGGCCAACTCGCGGCAACTCGCTGGTGACACGGCATTGTACAACGACGCGCGCAGCCCACCTACCGAGCGGTGGCCGGCGAGCCCCATGAACCCGGCGGCGGACGCCTGCTCCAGGAACATCGGCTCCGACGCCGGATCGGCAAGCCGCCAGGTCACGTTCATGTGCGACCGGCTCTCCGGCAGCGCGTGGCCGCGGTAGAATCCCCCCGATTCGTCCAGTACCTGGTACAGAATCTGCGCCTTGGCGCGGTTGCGGCGCGCCATCTCCTCCAGGCCGCCGATCTCGTCGCGGATCCAGCGCGTCACCAGGAGCGTCACGTAGATGGCGAACACCGGCGGCGTGTTGAGCAGCGAGCGTGCCGCGGCCAGCCGCCGGTAGTCGAACATCGCCGGCAGCGCGGGCGCGGCGCGTTCCAGCAGGTCGCGGCGCACGGCCACCAGCGTGAGCCCCGCCGGCCCCAGGTTCTTCTGCGCGCTCGCGTAGACCATCGCGCAGCGCTCCAGCGGCAGCGGACGGGAGAGGATCTCCGATGAGGCGTCGCAGATCGCCGGCACCGCGCCGAACTTCGGCAGCTCCTGGAGCTGCGTGCCCTCGATGGTCTCGTTGACCGTGTAGTGCACGTACGCGGTGGCGGCGCGCCGCGCGGCCGGGAGGACCAGCTCGTCCGGGCGCGGCATGCGGCGGTAGTGTTCGCCGGCGCCGTCCCACAGTACGGCGCTGCTGCCCGCCAGGGCCGCCTCGGCGTGCGCCGTACGGCTCCAGTAGCCGCTCACCACGTACTCCGCGCGGCGCCCCCCGCCGGCGAGGAAGTTGATCGGGATCAGGGCGAACTGCTGCCGCGCGCCGCCCTGCAGGAACAACACCGCCCAGGCGTCGTCGATGCCGAGCAGTGCGCGTACGTTCGCTTCGGTTTCGGCCAGGATCTCCTCGAACTCCGCCGAGCGGTGGCTGACTTCAAGAATCGTGACGCCGGCTCCCGGCAGTTCGCACAGCGCCGCGCGCGCCGCCGCCAGCACCGGGACCGGCAGCGCACCGGGACCGGCGTTGAAGTTGTGCGCCCGCCCCTGCGGCGCCGCCGATTCCGAGTGGAGAGATCCTGTTGTTCGATGTGGTACGTGCAACGAAACAGAAAATACCATCGAGTCGGCACGCCTCGCCAGAGCGACAGCCTCGGTCCTTGCGTTCCACGCGAGCAAGAGTATACTTGCGCAAGTATACTTGACCACGTATACTTGGTCCCATGGCACAGGTTACGGTGTACCTGCCCCAGGACGTGCTGGATACGGCGCGCAAGCTGGCCAGCGAACAGAACAGCAGCCTGTCTGCCTGGCTCAGTGGTCTGGTTCGCCGCGAGAGCGTCTCGGAGTGGCCCGAGAGCCTGGTGGATCTGCTCCATCACGGCGGCGCGGACCTGATCGAGCCTGAGGATCCGCCGCCCGAGGATGTCGAGACGTTCCGGTGACGTGGTTGCTCGACACCAGCGTCTGCGTGCCGCTGATCAATCGGTCGGATGAGCACTTGGCGAGCCGATTGCTCAACACGACCCCCGGATCGATATACCTCTGCAGTGTCGTCAAGGCGGAACTCCACTTCGGGGCCCAGAACTCGCAACGAGTCGCCGACAACGTGCGCCGCTTGGAGACCTTCTGCGCGGCGTTTCCGTCGCTGCCGTTCGATGACGAGGCGGCGAAGCACTACGGGATCGTACGAGCCCAGCTTCGCCGGGAAGGCCGGCCGATCGGGGCGAACGACCTGATGATCGCATCGATCGCCCTTGCCGGCGCCATTACGCTGGCCACGCGCAACGTTGACGAGTTCAGCCGTGTCGCGGGCCTGAAGATCGAGGGCTGGTAAAGCCCGGCCACGGGAGCACGGCCGCCGAATCTGTACGCTCCGGTCGCGGTCGGGTACGTTGGTCCCCGTGAGAGTGGCTGGCGACCGCGCAGGACCGTGGGGGACCGGACGGAACTTCGCCGTGCGGCGTGGCGCCTGCCGGCACGCCCGTCGGGTTCTCGCCGGCCTGTTCGTGGTGCTCGCGTTGCCGGGGTGCAGCGTGCAGCGCCTGGCCGCGCGCGCCAGTGCGGGACTGGTGGCCGACAGCTTCGCCGCCGTCAATGCCGAATACGACCTGGAACTCGCCGCAGGCGGAGCGGCGGCCGGCCTGCCGCTGCTGGAGGGGGTGCTGCGCGGCGACCCGGATGCCGTCGACGTGCGCCTGCTGGCGGCCGAAGCGTATTCCGGCTACGCGCTGGCGTTCGTGGAGCAGGACGACCCGGCGCGCGCCGTCGGCTTGTACCGGCGCGCACGCGACCACGCGCTGCACGCCTGGCGGGTCGCGGCTCGGCACGGTGGAGTCGCGGAACCGGCGGACCGCCTGTGGTTCGATCTCGACGCCCTCGACCGGTACCTGGCCGGTCTCGAGCCGCGCTTCGTGCCGGCCGTCTACTGGACCGCACAGGGCTGGGGCGGCATGGTCAAGAACCGGCCGGGCGACCCGGAGCTGGTCGCCGACGTGCCGGTTCTGCAGGCGCTCGGGCGCTTCGTGCTGCGCCACGATCCCGCCTTCGGCTACGCCGGCGCCCACGTCCTGCTCGGCGCCCTGTCCGGCTCGATGCCGGCGATCCTCGGCGGCGCGCCGGCCGCGCGCGACCACTTCGAGGCGGCCCTGCGCCTTACCGGCCGGCGCTTTCTGATGACCCACGTGCTGTACGCCGCCACCTACGCCGTGCAGGTGCAGGACCGCGCGCTGTTCGAAAGCCTGCTCGACGAGGTGCGCGGCGCCGACCTCGACCTGCTGCCGGAACGCCGCCTGGCCAACGCGGTCGCGCAGCAACGCGCCGGCCGGCTGGCGCGTGCGGTCGACGAACTGTTTCAATGACGGCGATGATGGCGGCCATGCGCACCCGGTCGTGCATCCGCGCGTACCTGATCCGAAGAAGCCGGCCGGCGGGCGGTACCTGGGCAGCGGTTTGCAACGTCTTCGGTGTCACGGAGTTGCCCTCCAGACTCGCGGGGGCGCTGGTCGCCGCGATTGTTGCCCTCGCGCCGGCGGCGGCCGCGGCACAGCAGATCGTGAAGATCGCGACCCTGGCTCCGGAGGGCAGCACGTGGATGACCGTGCTGCGCGCCTACCAGGAGGCGGTCGAGGAAGCGAGCGGCGAGCGGCTGCAGTTCCGGATCTTCCCCGGCGGCGTGTCCGGCAGCGAGGCGGACATGCTGCGCAAGGTGCGTTTCGGCCAGCTCGACGCGGTCGCCCTGACCGGCGCCGGCCTGGGCCTGGTGGTGCCGGAGGAGCGAGTTCTTGACGGCGCGCTGCTGTTCCGGAACGAAGCGGAAATCGACGCGGTGTACCGGCAGTTCACGCCCGATTTGGAACGAATGTTCGAAGAGCGCGGCTACGTGGTGCTCGGCTGGGCCGAGGTGGGTCCGATCTACCTGTTCAGCACCAGCCCGGTGGCGTCGGTGGAGGAGTTGCGCCGGCTGCGCTGGTGGATGCTGGAGGACGACCCGCTCGCGGCCGCGATCTTCGCCGCGTTCGGCGCCGACCCGGTGCCGCTGCACGTTGCGGATGTACTGACCGCGCTGCAGACCGGCGTCATCGACGGCGTCTACTCGTCGCCGCTCGCGCTGCTGGCGCTGCAATGGTTCAGCCGCGTGGATTACCGCCTGGACCTGCCGCTCGGGCACGCCTCGGGCGCACTGCTCATGAACCGGCGCACGTTTTCGCGCCTGGCGCCCGACCTGCGGGAGATCCTGGTCGACAACGGCCGCCGTTTCATGGCCGAGCTGCAACAACGCAGCCGCGCGGACAACGAGGCGGCGCTGGCCGCGCTGGCGCGGCGCGGCGTGCAGCCGGTGGCGCCCGGCCCCGGCGCGGCC from Spirochaetaceae bacterium harbors:
- a CDS encoding formylglycine-generating enzyme family protein — its product is MTRGCCAPPPPANRGAAVHRAAGGARAAVGGAHDDGRAMCELPAAAFLMGTDAGDGFPADGEGPVREVSLHGFAIDLCAVSVADFAAFVDDTGYVTEAEHFGWSFVFRNHVPKNAFRKNLVRTVPGLAWWYAVDRACWRRPEGPGSQARQRDDHPVTHVSHADAEAYCAWAGKRLPTEAEWEYAARGGLEQRRYAWGDELTPGGRHRCNIWQGRFPDHDRAADGFAGTCPVRTYPANGYGLYNVAGNVWEWCADWFSPDHHLTAPRVDPTGPARGSNRVMRGGSFLCHRSYCNRYRVGARTSNSPDSSTANLGFRCARSL
- the serC gene encoding 3-phosphoserine/phosphohydroxythreonine transaminase; protein product: MHVPHRTTGSLHSESAAPQGRAHNFNAGPGALPVPVLAAARAALCELPGAGVTILEVSHRSAEFEEILAETEANVRALLGIDDAWAVLFLQGGARQQFALIPINFLAGGGRRAEYVVSGYWSRTAHAEAALAGSSAVLWDGAGEHYRRMPRPDELVLPAARRAATAYVHYTVNETIEGTQLQELPKFGAVPAICDASSEILSRPLPLERCAMVYASAQKNLGPAGLTLVAVRRDLLERAAPALPAMFDYRRLAAARSLLNTPPVFAIYVTLLVTRWIRDEIGGLEEMARRNRAKAQILYQVLDESGGFYRGHALPESRSHMNVTWRLADPASEPMFLEQASAAGFMGLAGHRSVGGLRASLYNAVSPASCRELAAFMKEFVRCHG
- a CDS encoding type II toxin-antitoxin system VapC family toxin, encoding MTWLLDTSVCVPLINRSDEHLASRLLNTTPGSIYLCSVVKAELHFGAQNSQRVADNVRRLETFCAAFPSLPFDDEAAKHYGIVRAQLRREGRPIGANDLMIASIALAGAITLATRNVDEFSRVAGLKIEGW
- a CDS encoding TRAP transporter TatT component family protein, with translation MRVAGDRAGPWGTGRNFAVRRGACRHARRVLAGLFVVLALPGCSVQRLAARASAGLVADSFAAVNAEYDLELAAGGAAAGLPLLEGVLRGDPDAVDVRLLAAEAYSGYALAFVEQDDPARAVGLYRRARDHALHAWRVAARHGGVAEPADRLWFDLDALDRYLAGLEPRFVPAVYWTAQGWGGMVKNRPGDPELVADVPVLQALGRFVLRHDPAFGYAGAHVLLGALSGSMPAILGGAPAARDHFEAALRLTGRRFLMTHVLYAATYAVQVQDRALFESLLDEVRGADLDLLPERRLANAVAQQRAGRLARAVDELFQ
- the dctP gene encoding TRAP transporter substrate-binding protein DctP, whose translation is MPSRLAGALVAAIVALAPAAAAAQQIVKIATLAPEGSTWMTVLRAYQEAVEEASGERLQFRIFPGGVSGSEADMLRKVRFGQLDAVALTGAGLGLVVPEERVLDGALLFRNEAEIDAVYRQFTPDLERMFEERGYVVLGWAEVGPIYLFSTSPVASVEELRRLRWWMLEDDPLAAAIFAAFGADPVPLHVADVLTALQTGVIDGVYSSPLALLALQWFSRVDYRLDLPLGHASGALLMNRRTFSRLAPDLREILVDNGRRFMAELQQRSRADNEAALAALARRGVQPVAPGPGAADLLRAQGAVARRALAPELYPEALLDRVEAALAAHRSAQRSATS